The Bifidobacterium animalis subsp. animalis ATCC 25527 genome has a segment encoding these proteins:
- a CDS encoding sensor histidine kinase, which yields MTDEAYNRRMRRSQHRRDAKRRLVRYCSTLKVEITVLIVVATVGAFLLAWVFSKTRINDWLALPITLIAILVFTYATSRHLTDPLGQMRDAAERLSDGDYTARVPDFSNKHDEVGQLARAFNDMAEELQHEDQLRRDMIANVAHELRTPVSALQAMVENMADGVVEPNEKNMENILAQTHRLTDLISFLLDLSRIEAGSSSLDIEEFNFADFIDETIAPLKLLDSSRGHDIEMHIPSNIVMEGDVDRLRQLFTNIIANALKHSLDDASVLVEAHVDDSRDTVVTHIVNFGSQIPEDVRHKIFQRFVKGITTRGSESGGTGLGLSIAKWAATLHGGSIHVVDDSRGVDFEIVLPLHPDVEDTRSRN from the coding sequence ATGACGGACGAGGCATACAACCGCCGAATGAGGCGCTCGCAGCATCGTAGGGATGCCAAGCGGCGCCTCGTTCGCTACTGTTCCACACTCAAGGTGGAGATCACGGTGCTCATTGTGGTCGCCACCGTGGGCGCCTTCCTGCTGGCATGGGTGTTTTCGAAGACCAGAATCAACGATTGGCTGGCGCTGCCCATCACCCTCATCGCCATTCTGGTGTTCACCTACGCGACGTCGCGGCATCTGACCGATCCTTTGGGCCAGATGCGCGATGCCGCCGAGCGTCTCTCCGACGGAGACTACACGGCACGTGTTCCCGACTTCTCGAACAAGCACGATGAAGTGGGGCAACTTGCCCGCGCCTTCAACGACATGGCCGAGGAACTGCAGCATGAGGACCAGCTGCGGCGCGACATGATCGCGAATGTGGCGCATGAGCTGCGCACACCCGTCTCCGCACTGCAGGCGATGGTGGAGAACATGGCAGACGGCGTGGTGGAGCCGAACGAGAAGAATATGGAGAACATTCTCGCCCAGACCCACCGACTCACCGACCTGATCTCCTTCCTGCTCGATCTATCGCGCATCGAGGCCGGTTCCTCGAGCCTCGACATCGAGGAGTTCAACTTCGCGGATTTCATCGACGAAACGATTGCCCCCTTGAAGCTCCTTGACAGCAGTCGCGGGCATGACATCGAGATGCACATTCCCTCGAACATCGTAATGGAGGGCGATGTGGACCGCCTACGTCAGCTGTTCACGAACATCATCGCCAACGCGCTCAAGCATTCCCTCGACGACGCCAGTGTGCTCGTCGAGGCGCATGTGGACGATTCGCGTGATACGGTGGTGACGCACATCGTCAACTTCGGTTCCCAGATTCCTGAAGATGTGCGCCACAAGATCTTCCAGCGCTTCGTCAAGGGCATCACCACACGCGGTAGTGAATCCGGCGGCACCGGTCTTGGACTGTCGATTGCGAAATGGGCTGCCACGTTGCATGGTGGTTCCATCCATGTGGTTGACGATTCGAGAGGCGTCGATTTCGAGATCGTGCTGCCGCTGCATCCCGACGTCGAGGACACAAGGTCTCGTAACTAG
- a CDS encoding ComF family protein, with protein sequence MGASFVRERCAATAGLLRELGYLLFPRGCAGCDTPDAVLCGRCEAQFHHCIPFRLRAGVLRSGFACALYRGVVRNAILNWKDHGDEECDAVFIATLNRLFDDLLAGCGRVGEHSPDAVIPREVLIVSAPSSASSLHARGRSQLAPLAKALCAHANARGVRAAVVPLLIVRANSKSVETNGADQRAQRARRTICINERAIHAEETEACRTVILIDDIVTTGATINRCATVLTEHGYTVFTALALAYTPSKHGYMVA encoded by the coding sequence ATGGGTGCATCGTTCGTTCGGGAACGGTGTGCGGCCACCGCAGGATTGCTCAGGGAGCTGGGGTATCTGCTGTTCCCACGCGGATGTGCAGGGTGCGATACACCAGATGCAGTGCTTTGCGGCCGATGCGAGGCACAATTCCATCACTGCATACCGTTCCGGCTGCGTGCCGGTGTGCTGCGGTCGGGATTCGCCTGCGCGCTCTACCGTGGCGTGGTGCGTAATGCGATTCTCAACTGGAAGGATCACGGTGACGAGGAATGCGATGCGGTGTTCATCGCGACCCTCAACCGATTGTTCGATGATTTGCTTGCAGGCTGCGGGCGAGTGGGCGAGCACTCTCCGGATGCGGTCATTCCCCGTGAAGTGCTGATTGTCTCCGCACCGTCCTCCGCCTCCTCACTGCATGCGCGAGGTCGTAGTCAGCTGGCGCCACTGGCCAAGGCACTGTGTGCACACGCCAACGCACGGGGTGTACGGGCAGCGGTCGTGCCGCTGCTCATCGTACGCGCCAATAGCAAATCAGTCGAGACGAACGGCGCCGACCAACGCGCGCAACGTGCGCGACGGACGATCTGCATCAATGAACGTGCCATCCACGCCGAGGAGACGGAAGCCTGCCGCACGGTGATCCTGATCGATGACATCGTGACCACCGGCGCCACGATCAATCGATGTGCCACCGTGCTCACCGAACATGGATATACGGTGTTCACCGCACTGGCACTGGCCTATACCCCCTCGAAACACGGGTACATGGTTGCCTGA
- a CDS encoding HAD-IIB family hydrolase, whose protein sequence is MSQSVSMAMANEVDIERLCATMKVMAFDLDGTLARSKKPMHKPMADAVSQLTRLLPVAIISGGTIDLVRSQVTDMLSEESDRSHMHLMPTSGTRYYRWNPEGADWQEVYEHNLSDEDRKLVIESLERHARELGIWQSHTWGPRIEDRGSQITFSALGQQAPVEAKEAWDPTNEKKNRLAEAVQKDVPHLAVRSGGSTSVDISNRGVDKAYAVRKLAGMLGVTVGQIAFVGDRMDPDGNDYPAALAGTIAIRVTGPEDTLQLCNRIIDWYNRNSR, encoded by the coding sequence ATGTCACAGTCAGTCTCAATGGCCATGGCGAACGAGGTCGACATCGAACGGCTATGCGCCACGATGAAGGTGATGGCCTTCGACCTCGACGGCACGCTCGCCCGCTCGAAGAAACCGATGCACAAGCCCATGGCTGACGCGGTGTCGCAGCTGACACGCCTGCTGCCGGTGGCCATCATCTCCGGAGGCACCATCGACCTCGTGCGCTCGCAGGTCACCGATATGCTTTCCGAAGAATCCGACCGTTCACATATGCACCTCATGCCCACATCCGGTACACGCTACTATCGTTGGAACCCCGAGGGTGCCGATTGGCAGGAGGTGTACGAGCACAACCTGAGTGACGAGGACCGTAAACTGGTCATTGAATCACTGGAACGCCACGCTCGTGAGCTCGGCATTTGGCAGTCGCATACCTGGGGGCCTCGCATTGAAGACCGAGGCAGCCAGATCACCTTCTCGGCCCTCGGGCAGCAGGCCCCCGTGGAAGCCAAGGAGGCGTGGGATCCCACTAATGAGAAGAAGAACCGGCTCGCCGAAGCCGTGCAGAAAGACGTGCCCCATCTCGCAGTGCGTTCGGGAGGCTCCACCAGCGTCGACATTTCAAACAGGGGCGTCGATAAGGCATACGCCGTGCGCAAGCTCGCCGGCATGCTCGGTGTGACGGTCGGACAGATCGCCTTTGTCGGAGATCGCATGGATCCCGATGGCAATGACTATCCGGCGGCTTTGGCCGGAACGATCGCCATTCGGGTCACCGGTCCGGAAGACACCCTGCAGCTTTGCAACCGCATCATCGACTGGTATAACAGGAATTCACGGTAG
- a CDS encoding metallopeptidase family protein has protein sequence MPYSGTMIRAPWEEKTYRNRHGRGIRTPPFGRRLPRYRTRSGMFDDMAIAQIRRLNDAWPQLLAPLQFAVEDVPPSSPAPWETNPRLNSQAFPAAHGIPARVVLYRMPLQSHARSRMDLQLAIRDELVLRIAELYGRRPEEIDPQWGM, from the coding sequence ATGCCCTACAGTGGAACCATGATTCGCGCACCATGGGAAGAGAAGACGTACCGCAATCGCCACGGCAGGGGGATCCGCACTCCCCCATTCGGCCGGCGCCTACCGCGCTACCGCACGCGCAGCGGCATGTTCGACGACATGGCGATTGCCCAGATTCGCCGTCTCAACGATGCTTGGCCTCAGCTGCTGGCACCGTTGCAGTTCGCCGTCGAAGACGTTCCCCCCTCGTCACCGGCTCCTTGGGAGACGAATCCGAGGCTCAATTCTCAGGCATTTCCCGCTGCGCATGGCATTCCGGCCCGTGTGGTGCTCTACCGCATGCCATTGCAAAGCCATGCACGGTCCCGCATGGACCTGCAGCTCGCCATTCGCGATGAACTGGTGCTGCGCATAGCGGAACTCTACGGCCGCAGGCCGGAGGAAATCGACCCACAGTGGGGTATGTGA
- a CDS encoding DUF5719 family protein, with protein MSKHLESGSSKHSKVTKVAATTVSACVVAGALLVMAFIPGRQLSFGNANPANASVVQEVSPKVMDQYCPAQMGLADTGTYGDKEFQASVGDLASGARYAAFGSIFHAQVSPLGDDSKSTVLQGPQSDDADSTADSVVVASSDSAEAPQVFETRLLGASAGTGASGSMASWASNGDIAGVAASTCINMQLNQSFLISGTKEGTTQQLLIANPTDKSTTVQLSMTGTKPGQIVMATQSSVVVGAGEQRTVDLAAAAPNQDALRVNLVSQESPVASVIRTVSMKGLDPDGNDFTLPLNPASTTQIVNMGDSRNVMTLRAYASQAASLNLSWITQSGVKSAGKRAMKANVVNVMELNDIPDDALGLLIESDADFQAAAGIDVSDGGSRDFAFVNAASPYAQSALALPSGVQAHVSMVNASSKPIELSLTAYDEHGESVGTRDIHLDGDSAVMFSPTDISKNAVALSTDYEGNDVVWGAFLTSDKVSSSDHSGLAYIGADRLEVAKQTVRAMHDATIVH; from the coding sequence ATGAGCAAGCACCTTGAGTCCGGTTCATCCAAGCATTCAAAGGTGACGAAAGTCGCTGCCACCACGGTTTCCGCATGCGTGGTGGCTGGCGCACTACTGGTCATGGCCTTCATCCCCGGACGGCAGCTGAGTTTCGGCAACGCCAATCCGGCTAATGCCTCGGTGGTGCAGGAAGTGAGCCCGAAGGTCATGGACCAGTATTGTCCGGCGCAGATGGGGCTGGCGGATACGGGTACTTACGGAGACAAGGAATTCCAAGCTAGCGTGGGGGATCTGGCTTCGGGTGCACGGTATGCGGCCTTCGGTTCGATTTTCCACGCACAGGTTTCCCCATTGGGCGACGATTCGAAATCCACGGTGTTGCAGGGACCACAGTCGGATGATGCGGATTCCACTGCGGATTCGGTCGTGGTGGCGTCATCCGATTCCGCCGAAGCCCCGCAGGTGTTCGAGACGAGACTGCTGGGAGCGAGTGCAGGAACAGGGGCGAGTGGATCCATGGCCTCTTGGGCGAGCAATGGCGATATCGCCGGTGTGGCCGCCTCTACATGCATCAACATGCAATTGAACCAGAGCTTCCTCATTTCAGGGACGAAGGAGGGCACCACCCAGCAACTGCTCATCGCGAATCCTACAGACAAGTCGACGACTGTGCAGCTTTCCATGACGGGGACGAAGCCCGGGCAGATTGTGATGGCCACGCAAAGCAGCGTCGTGGTTGGCGCCGGCGAACAGAGGACCGTGGATCTGGCAGCCGCGGCACCTAATCAGGATGCTCTCCGAGTGAATCTGGTATCGCAGGAGTCGCCGGTGGCGTCGGTGATACGAACGGTCTCGATGAAGGGACTTGATCCTGATGGCAATGATTTCACGTTGCCCTTGAATCCTGCCTCCACCACACAGATTGTCAATATGGGGGATTCCCGCAATGTGATGACACTACGAGCATACGCGTCCCAAGCGGCTTCCCTCAACCTGTCGTGGATCACGCAATCCGGTGTCAAAAGCGCAGGGAAACGAGCCATGAAGGCGAATGTGGTGAACGTCATGGAATTGAATGACATCCCTGACGATGCCTTGGGGCTGCTCATCGAAAGTGACGCTGACTTCCAAGCTGCGGCCGGCATCGACGTTTCCGATGGCGGATCCCGTGATTTCGCCTTCGTGAATGCGGCAAGTCCCTACGCGCAATCCGCCTTGGCCCTCCCCTCCGGGGTTCAGGCGCATGTGAGCATGGTCAACGCCTCATCCAAGCCGATCGAGTTGTCGCTCACGGCATACGATGAGCATGGCGAGTCGGTTGGAACCCGCGATATCCATTTGGACGGCGATTCCGCGGTGATGTTCAGCCCGACGGACATCTCGAAGAATGCCGTCGCACTCTCCACGGATTACGAGGGGAATGACGTGGTGTGGGGTGCGTTCCTCACCAGCGACAAGGTCAGTTCATCAGACCATAGTGGGTTGGCCTATATCGGCGCCGACCGACTCGAGGTGGCCAAACAGACGGTGCGTGCCATGCACGATGCCACCATCGTGCATTAG
- a CDS encoding glycosyltransferase family 2 protein — translation MRLSGDSEIQQLISDTLAQRPYSHDQTVRDDVVAVITVESDMRFFPDTLAAVLRQSVLPSTIVIADCSGQTLQSVQTSFKVIPTQADALHGVPQEHTVHVQVLKVAQARSFGDAVAKVLRNAQIDTTAKTLWLLHDDSRPADPICLEQLLDTWTNTPTAALIGCKQLDWDAVRLHDVGKYASHHEVVSLVVDGEPDQEQYDSRSDMFAVSLAGALIPVNTWRSVHGINAWFTTYDESADFCRRLCRAGKRVVVVPSARIAHRRARFEGIRTHDGQPTSDGRIIDTSMPQLSGEQKYLYTDVTAGWWPLLWVGSVFAFLFQALRLLFRKQPYRAWCMLCMPVLALLNVPPALVARHRLKLVQTISRSQLSNLVADRAQLKIWNARSKAFADEQGGVVLDPLAQSHLHRRLIRRWTYALLASVVAFLCLMVMYWPLFGPAFAGGSLYSNQLPATDATFRQLMEAATTTWNFGAGTGVAAPPAPWLLVLMVASVFTGGHVAAAVTSIFFLSAPACVLSFWALAGVVTRSDEIRVFCGLLWFATALSLGLYSSANLPMLTVMVFLPGAFALCFKAVGMYRTEQPVNPRASVQAAAAAALMFIPAVAAEPQLLLALIVVFVAFLVFVRQHRMMLVLIPFPSAFAIAPTLVNAVRYAGNGMMRQLFGDVMVPVEQVNGAPRLMNLSELTWQAFGIVPPTQWGTWLTLNGARDAALFIAACLIIMLAVLALLRPSVFRASRILWTVSLCGLLLAMVSAAVVIAAEPYGLAAGSVLPGIAMALCGIIANVAVLAGSGTKQFTRLVVEHVSNGTARIAGRAAVAFVLALTSFAGIFYGYQIAYRDGIGQSDYALPQVAQEYLRADANRRILALEATGADTIEYAVMRTGSGDLIDSSPAQRAREAVEGFADGAGQTKIARAGAQLLAQNDDDAIVQLSDLGFGGIYVVTDGHDVSGRASAQLLANITSCSGVQSVVSNAKGTYYRFTLNPPAEQHIDDAGIVEQSHNPWRIAWLWCLGTIVFLYCIVAIPRTHASNEEEA, via the coding sequence GGTGTTCCTCAGGAGCATACAGTGCACGTGCAGGTGCTCAAGGTGGCGCAGGCGCGTTCCTTCGGCGATGCGGTGGCGAAGGTACTGCGCAATGCGCAGATTGATACGACGGCGAAGACCCTATGGCTGCTGCACGACGATTCACGGCCCGCTGACCCGATCTGCCTGGAACAGCTGCTCGACACGTGGACGAATACGCCGACTGCCGCGTTGATCGGCTGCAAACAATTGGATTGGGATGCCGTGCGTCTGCACGATGTAGGCAAATATGCATCACACCATGAGGTGGTGTCGTTGGTCGTGGACGGTGAGCCCGATCAGGAACAGTACGACTCCCGCAGTGACATGTTCGCGGTCTCCCTCGCCGGCGCCCTGATTCCGGTGAATACATGGCGCAGTGTGCATGGCATCAATGCATGGTTCACCACTTACGACGAATCGGCGGATTTCTGCCGGCGCCTATGTCGAGCAGGCAAACGCGTGGTGGTCGTTCCATCGGCCCGTATCGCGCATCGACGTGCAAGGTTCGAAGGCATTCGCACCCATGACGGTCAGCCCACCTCAGACGGCAGGATCATCGACACATCGATGCCACAGTTGAGCGGCGAGCAGAAATACCTGTACACCGATGTTACAGCCGGCTGGTGGCCTCTGCTTTGGGTCGGCAGTGTGTTTGCATTCCTATTCCAAGCGCTCAGACTCCTGTTTCGCAAACAGCCTTACCGTGCGTGGTGCATGCTGTGTATGCCGGTGCTGGCATTGTTGAATGTGCCGCCTGCATTGGTGGCACGACATAGGCTCAAACTGGTTCAGACCATATCCCGAAGCCAGCTGTCAAATCTGGTGGCAGACAGGGCCCAACTGAAGATCTGGAATGCGCGCAGCAAAGCGTTTGCCGATGAACAGGGTGGCGTGGTGCTTGATCCATTGGCGCAGTCCCATCTCCATCGCCGACTCATACGTCGCTGGACGTACGCCCTTCTTGCCTCCGTAGTGGCATTCCTCTGTCTCATGGTGATGTATTGGCCATTGTTCGGTCCGGCATTCGCTGGCGGGTCACTGTATTCCAATCAGTTGCCGGCCACTGATGCCACATTCCGGCAGCTGATGGAGGCAGCCACCACCACATGGAATTTCGGTGCCGGTACCGGTGTGGCTGCGCCTCCCGCCCCCTGGCTTCTGGTGCTCATGGTGGCGTCGGTGTTCACCGGCGGTCATGTGGCTGCGGCGGTGACGTCGATCTTCTTCCTCTCTGCTCCTGCATGCGTCTTGAGTTTCTGGGCACTGGCGGGCGTGGTGACGCGTTCCGATGAGATTCGTGTGTTCTGCGGCCTGCTGTGGTTCGCCACGGCGTTGTCGCTGGGCCTGTATTCCAGCGCGAACCTTCCGATGCTGACTGTCATGGTGTTCCTGCCGGGTGCTTTCGCCCTATGTTTCAAGGCTGTGGGCATGTACCGCACCGAACAGCCGGTCAATCCCCGCGCTTCTGTGCAGGCTGCCGCTGCCGCCGCGCTCATGTTCATTCCGGCGGTGGCGGCGGAGCCGCAATTACTGCTCGCTCTCATCGTCGTGTTCGTGGCTTTTCTGGTGTTCGTGCGTCAGCACCGTATGATGCTGGTGCTCATCCCCTTCCCGTCTGCATTCGCCATCGCCCCCACTTTGGTGAATGCGGTGCGCTATGCGGGCAATGGCATGATGCGCCAATTGTTCGGCGATGTCATGGTGCCTGTCGAGCAGGTCAACGGTGCTCCCCGTCTCATGAACTTGAGCGAATTGACCTGGCAGGCTTTCGGCATTGTACCTCCCACGCAATGGGGCACATGGCTCACGCTGAATGGCGCCCGTGACGCGGCGCTGTTCATTGCCGCATGCCTTATCATTATGCTTGCCGTGCTCGCATTGCTGCGTCCTTCGGTGTTCCGCGCAAGTAGAATCCTGTGGACGGTCTCTCTATGCGGTCTGCTGCTGGCAATGGTTTCTGCGGCAGTGGTGATCGCCGCAGAGCCATATGGCCTGGCCGCCGGCTCGGTGCTGCCGGGAATCGCCATGGCGCTGTGTGGCATCATCGCCAATGTTGCTGTGTTGGCAGGGTCGGGCACCAAGCAATTCACCCGTCTTGTTGTGGAGCATGTTTCAAATGGGACGGCGCGCATCGCAGGTCGTGCGGCAGTGGCGTTCGTATTGGCCTTGACATCCTTCGCCGGAATATTTTATGGCTACCAGATTGCCTACCGTGACGGCATAGGCCAAAGCGACTATGCGCTGCCGCAGGTCGCACAGGAGTATTTGCGTGCAGATGCAAACCGGCGCATTCTGGCGTTGGAGGCCACAGGCGCTGACACGATCGAGTATGCGGTGATGCGCACAGGTAGCGGTGATCTCATCGACTCATCGCCTGCGCAGCGTGCCCGCGAAGCCGTCGAAGGTTTCGCTGATGGTGCGGGTCAAACCAAGATAGCCCGTGCAGGAGCCCAATTGCTGGCACAGAACGACGATGATGCGATCGTTCAGCTCTCGGATCTGGGGTTTGGAGGCATCTATGTGGTCACCGATGGTCATGATGTCAGCGGACGAGCCAGTGCGCAGTTGCTGGCGAACATCACCTCCTGCTCTGGAGTGCAGTCCGTGGTGAGCAATGCAAAAGGAACCTATTACCGGTTCACCTTGAATCCACCCGCTGAACAGCACATTGATGATGCCGGTATTGTGGAGCAGAGCCACAACCCATGGAGGATCGCATGGTTGTGGTGCCTCGGAACCATCGTGTTCCTGTATTGCATCGTCGCCATTCCACGCACCCATGCGAGTAACGAGGAGGAAGCATGA